In Dysidea avara chromosome 6, odDysAvar1.4, whole genome shotgun sequence, the genomic stretch GTGTTGTCACCATCTCAAAGTTATGCTGCCCTACTAGTGATAAattacatgcacacactcatCAGACAGTATACATGCACATTCATCCATATAAGGTATAGAACAAACACATACCTGATACAGTGTAATAGTAGCTGTTCTCAACCTCAGCTCTTGACCTACACACTGCATAAATATATAATTTTCTTTTTGTAGCACTGCACTCAAGTGGTAGTGAACCCACAAGTGGTCCTCAAACAACAACTACTAAACAAACAGAACAAACTACTCCACTAGGTGATGCTACCAACATGTTACAAGTGAGGTATATTAGGGACTTCACCTCTGATGAAGGGGAAGGTCCAGTAAAGTTTATTGAATTAGCACTAGTGAAAAATGAGAAGGTGACCAGAGTGGACAAGAACTTGGAAGAGTTCACTAAATTAACACTACGAGGTCAAGTTGATGAGTTACTACAAAAGAAAGAGCAACTTGGTGATCTGAGGGATATCTTCTTATATCAGAACAAACCATGTCCTCGGCTGATACTAATAATGGGAGGCCCAGGTGAGTATTAACAGTGATGTAGTAGTGATGTAGTATATGTTgtgtaggtataggcaagaCCACCCTTGCCAATGAGATCTGTGTGAGGTGGGCCAGAGATGGGTTTTTATCTGATAAGTTTAATCTTGTAATCCTGATACCATTGAGGACAGTCCAACAACAGTCACTTGAAGAAGCCATGATGGAGCACATTGGAGAAGATGCTTTCCACCAACTGAAAAAACAGCTAGGAAGAAAATGTTTATTAATTCTGGAAGGTTTTGATGAAATGGCAGCTGAACGTCGACAAAACGATCCAATTTTATTGGCCATGATCAAAAAGGAGATCATGGTGGAGGTAACAATATTGATAACATCCAGACCTCATGCATGTCAAGGTCTAAATGCCAACAGGACAATAGAGGTGGTAGGATTTAGTGAagaaaaaataaaagaatatgtTAAAAATGTATTTCCCAATGATACTCAAGCGGTTAACTTGTTTATTCAAAAACTTGAAACATTTCCTCATATTAGTGCCCTTtgttatgtaccactttcactgAAGATGATACTTGAAATTTTTCAGTACAAGGAGAAGAGTCTTCCATCTACACTGACAGAACTGTATCACCTCTTCATAGTGATGATTCTTCAAAGGGAACAAGAGAAGAAGATTGAGAAGCAACCAGTGTCATCTGCAGCAGCTAATGATGCCAAAAAAATATTACATCAGATATTACCAGATGTTCCAGAAGAAGCACTACACACAATAATGTTACTGAGTAAGTTAGCTTATCGTGCATTCTTTGAGTGGT encodes the following:
- the LOC136257316 gene encoding NLR family CARD domain-containing protein 3-like isoform X1 — translated: MAGIESLKKQREVFTNNRAFLVGYLDADDIIDDLIQENMIGKNAAQRVQLQTTSREEKNRIIVEQLTNSGPGMLEKFCRILRNTGRLAFVAEVLDESLHSSGSEPTSGPQTTTTKQTEQTTPLGDATNMLQVRYIRDFTSDEGEGPVKFIELALVKNEKVTRVDKNLEEFTKLTLRGQVDELLQKKEQLGDLRDIFLYQNKPCPRLILIMGGPGIGKTTLANEICVRWARDGFLSDKFNLVILIPLRTVQQQSLEEAMMEHIGEDAFHQLKKQLGRKCLLILEGFDEMAAERRQNDPILLAMIKKEIMVEVTILITSRPHACQGLNANRTIEVVGFSEEKIKEYVKNVFPNDTQAVNLFIQKLETFPHISALCYVPLSLKMILEIFQYKEKSLPSTLTELYHLFIVMILQREQEKKIEKQPVSSAAANDAKKILHQILPDVPEEALHTIMLLSKLAYRAFFEWYSVREDKIGFRRKVQYKDPRIIFTEDDLIQSGISLPKNYDGFGLIKCTNIKYLTRQSNTYNFSHLSVQEFLCSLYIVITMSQKEQYQLMKEHFHDLPNIMMLLCGLTQLKSQEDLQFILSQLSPGSEYGANNYHVVGAVKCITESLCVSPPGILPIKLILKHATLYPYDILCVSYTICHYPIVVLNMGGVTLEIKEYQDWHNVVRKLLNYKNWTLLLMISLVLEWNT